In Helianthus annuus cultivar XRQ/B chromosome 8, HanXRQr2.0-SUNRISE, whole genome shotgun sequence, a single genomic region encodes these proteins:
- the LOC110872672 gene encoding FBD-associated F-box protein At5g38590, translating to MRKRARVARHKGGHHGLNPNDFISRMPDDILISILSRLPLKEAVTTSNLSSRWRYLWCQTYCLDFDANEKLDKIAVDSKLRVVERPKYINWVNRVTRQHKGPTIDDLRICFDLDKTSKGAIDKWVEFAVSKRVQKLELDFLENGEMLRQTPRNYVFPIKVFDRSLGLTVKRHALTLPKMVCKETEIKSLKSLFLKCVNVSEDTIAKLLTNCPALQQLSIHGSGDLVNVKISGKSLVLKYFEIVFCFGVKSIEIADSNLESFSYLGPGITIKLNNLPRLEEISIGEGYSGFENNVFGQISCCISHLQILTLDIYRPEENIKFLSFPELPKLKQLILKVGAWDDDSLLAFTSLAKACPKLQRFVIQLIWMSPAKRRRKIRQVAKHPHKHLQLVEIVGYYGRTSDVELAVYFIENASSLQKIIIDPRYQVLERTPIGNDQLKKEKAARSCAKKQLEPRTPQGVDLVIL from the exons ATGAGGAAAAGGGCTCGTGTTGCACGACATAAG GGGGGGCATCATGGATTAAATCCGAATGATTTCATCAGCCGAATGCCGGATGATATACTTATATCTATACTATCGCGACTGCCGCTTAAAGAAGCGGTGACCACTAGTAACCTGTCATCAAGATGGAGATACTTATGGTGTCAAACATATTGTTTGGATTTCGATGCCAATGAGAAGTTGGATAAAATAGCGGTTGATTCCAAGTTGCGTGTTGTAGAGAGACCAAAGTATATCAATTGGGTCAACCGTGTGACCCGCCAACATAAGGGCCCAACGATTGATGATTTAAGGATTTGTTTTGATCTTGATAAGACTTCGAAAGGGGCCATTGATAAATGGGTCGAGTTTGCAGTGTCCAAAAGAGTTCAGAAGTTAGAACTGGATTTTTTAGAAAACGGTGAAATGCTTCGTCAGACTCCGCGAAACTACGTTTTCCCGATCAAGGTTTTCGATAGAAGTTTAGGGTTGACCGTTAAACGACACGCTTTGACTTTGCCCAAAATGGTTTGTAAAGAGACCGAAATAAAGTCTCTTAAATCCTTATTTTTGAAATGTGTTAATGTGAGTGAAGATACGATTGCGAAACTCTTAACCAATTGTCCGGCTCTACAACAGCTATCGATTCACGGGTCAGGGGATTTGGTAAATGTGAAAATTAGTGGAAAATCTCTTGTGTTGAAATACTTCGAGATAGTTTTTTGTTTTGGAGTTAAGTCCATCGAGATAGCGGATTCGAATCTTGAGTCGTTTAGCTATCTAGGTCCCGGGATTACTATAAAACTCAATAATCTTCCAAGGCTTGAAGAAATTTCGATCGGTGAAGGGTATTCAGGGTTTGAAAATAACGTGTTTGGGCAGATATCGTGTTGTATATCTCACCTTCAGATTCTTACACTCGACATTTACCGTCCAGAG GAAAATATCAAGTTTCTTTCTTTCCCTGAACTGCCAAAACTCAAGCAATTAATATTGAAAGTCGGCGCATGGGATGATGATAGTCTCCTTGCGTTCACTTCGTTGGCAAAGGCGTGCCCAAAGTTGCAGAGATTTGTGATACAG CTAATCTGGATGTCACCAGCCAAGAGAAGAAGAAAGATAAGGCAGGTGGCTAAGCATCCCCATAAACACCTTCAATTGGTCGAAATAGTGGGCTATTATGGTCGTACTAGTGACGTTGAACTTGCTGTTTACTTCATTGAAAACGCGAGTTCGCTCCAAAAGATCATAATCGATCCTCGTTATCAGGTTTTGGAAAGAACCCCAATTGGAAACGACCAGTTGAAGAAGGAGAAAGCCGCTAGATCTTGTGCGAAAAAGCAGCTTGAACCAAGAACACCACAAGGTGTTGATTTGGTTATACTCTGA